One genomic window of Odocoileus virginianus isolate 20LAN1187 ecotype Illinois chromosome 8, Ovbor_1.2, whole genome shotgun sequence includes the following:
- the TPT1 gene encoding translationally-controlled tumor protein — protein MIIYRDLISHDEMFSDIYKIREVADGLCLEVEGKMVSRTEGNIDDSLIGGNASAEGPEGEGTESTVITGVDIVMNHHLQETSFTKEAYKKYIKDYMKSIKGKLEEQRPERVKPFMTGAAEQIKHILANFKNYQFFIGENMNPDGMVALLDYREDGVTPYMIFFKDGLEMEKC, from the exons ATGATCATCTACCGGGACCTCATTAGCC ATGACGAGATGTTCTCCGACATCTACAAGATCCGGGAGGTCGCGGACGGGCTGTGTCTGGAGGTGGAGGGGAAG ATGGTCAGTAGGACAGAGGGTAACATCGATGACTCGCTCATTGGTGGAAATGCCTCCGCTGAAGGCCCCGAGGGCGAAGGTACCGAAAGCACAGTAATCACTGGTGTCGATATTGTCATGAACCATCACTTGCAGGAAACCAGCTTCACAAAAGAAGCCTACAAGAAGTACATCAAAGATTACATGAAGTC AATTAAAGGGAAACTTGAAGAACAGAGACCAGAAAGAGTAAAACCTTTTATGACAGGGGCTGCAGAACAAATCAAGCACATCCTTGCTAATTTCAAAAACTATCAG TTCTTTATTGGTGAAAACATGAATCCAGATGGCATGGTTGCTCTGCTGGACTACCGTGAGGATGGTGTAACCCCATATATGATATTCTTTAAGGATGGTTTAGAGATGGAAAAATGT TAA